In the genome of Andrena cerasifolii isolate SP2316 chromosome 5, iyAndCera1_principal, whole genome shotgun sequence, one region contains:
- the LOC143369387 gene encoding uncharacterized protein LOC143369387 yields MLLTVEDKVEFVLLRGEGRLSYRAVSTQFQQRHPDRPKPSPQTIKNICELFKATGSVHPIKWNRRTTHRRVQEIDVVAAFHAHPTTSIRQLAANSDRSKSTIQRIVKKNGLKPYKPSTQHKLFLRDCGPRIQFSMSILQQLGEDPEFIRNIMITDECIFYTNGLTCHQNSRMWATENPYWIREDNSQYRQSVLVWCGIFNRKIYGPYIFDGNVTGVVYLEMLKNYLGDILHDMSLVERRNLWFQQDGAPAHYANIVTRWLNETFPNRWIGRNGAVAWPPRSPDLSACDFFLWGHIKQTVFQTPVDNKADLTQRIIEACRTVYKNSRYSRLAAASIARLSQSSRCDWTQHYIQLIFIWPIFISNCNPQSLVHRRVHSAHMKSCEISNCNAKSLILHEREPRRV; encoded by the exons ATGCTTTTAACTGTAGAAGATAAAGTGGAGTTTGTGCTTTTACGTGGTGAGGGACGCTTGTCGTATCGTGCAGTGAGTACACAGTTCCAGCAACGACATCCCGATCGACCAAAACCGAGTCCGCAAACG ataaaaaatatttgtgagCTATTCAAAGCGACGGGGAGTGTACACCCGATCAAATGGAATAGGCGGACCACGCACAGGCGAGTACAAGAAATTGATGTTGTGGCGGCATTCCATGCCCACCCCACAACCTCAATTCGTCAGCTAGCGGCAAATTCAGATAGATCAAAATCGACAATTCAGAGAATCGTAAAGAAAAATGGTCTGAAGCCGTATAAGCCGAGCACGCAGCATAAATTATTTCTTAGAGATTGCGGACCACGGATTCAATTTTCGATGTCGATACTGCAGCAACTCGGAGAGGATCCAGAGTTCATCAGAAATATCATGATAACGGACgaatgtatattttatacaaatggtTTGACATGCCATCAAAATTCACGAATGTGGGCAACGGAAAACCCATATTGGATACGTGAAGATAATAGCCAGTATCGCCAGTCAGTTTTAGTATGGTGTGGTATTTTCAATCGAAAAATATATGGACCCTATATTTTCGATGGAAATGTAACGGGAGTAGTGTATTTAGAAATGTTGAAGAATTATCTGGGAGATATTTTGCACGATATGTCACTGGTAGAAAGACGGAACCTGTGGTTTCAACAAGATGGTGCTCCGGCACATTACGCGAATATCGTAACGAGATGGCTGAACGAGACATTTCCCAACCGCTGGATCGGTCGCAATGGAGCAGTAGCATGGCCACCACGATCCCCTGACCTCTCGGCCTGCGATTTTTTTCTTTGGGGTCATATTAAACAAACAGTTTTTCAAACTCCTGTTGACAACAAAGCGGATTTGACACAAAGAATTATTGAAGCATGTAGAACAGTGTATAAGAATAGCagatatagccgcttggccgctgcgagtatcgcacggctcagccagtcgagccggtgcgaTTGGACGCAgcattacattcaattaattttcatttggccaatttttataagcaattgcaatccacagtcactagtgcaccggcgagtgcattcagcgcatatgaagagctgtgaaataagcaattgcaatgcGAAGTCACTAATTCTCCATGAGAGGGAGCCCCGAAGAGTGTAG